A stretch of the Symmachiella macrocystis genome encodes the following:
- a CDS encoding non-heme iron oxygenase ferredoxin subunit, which produces MSEFQRVASVDDIAPGERIAAIVDDVPVLVLRVGDNYYCIEDVCTHDGQPLTDGPLEGNEITCPRHGARFDVTSGAALSMPAFEAVPTYEVKIEDGAVLVSVT; this is translated from the coding sequence ATGTCGGAATTTCAGCGTGTGGCGTCCGTAGACGACATTGCTCCCGGTGAGCGGATCGCGGCGATTGTGGATGACGTCCCCGTGTTGGTGTTGCGCGTCGGCGATAACTATTACTGCATCGAAGATGTCTGCACGCACGATGGGCAGCCGCTGACCGATGGTCCGCTGGAAGGCAACGAAATCACCTGTCCGCGACACGGCGCCCGTTTCGATGTCACATCCGGCGCAGCACTTTCCATGCCCGCCTTTGAAGCTGTGCCGACCTACGAGGTCAAAATTGAAGACGGCGCGGTGTTGGTGAGCGTGACATAG
- the sufD gene encoding Fe-S cluster assembly protein SufD produces the protein MNSPVDTMTSPAKTDGGFDEAAFARFLDARDEPDWVTELRRRAFELYSKKSQEELDPEEWKRVDIRGFDPSAFTVHPTADTAAELETLMHDRATYAGAVAHVDGNTTAQRVDASLAERGVIFGSLADLVHEHRDILEPHLMTRAVHPETDRFSALHAAFWTGGTVLYVPRNVNLEEPLHSLIGLSAAGAAELSHTLIILEEGASATLLEETASATTDAPGLHIGAVELIVGARANLRYVQLQNWNQKTWHFAHQGGLVEQSGSLQWTVAALGSKLAHVHQDVILKGTGASAEVNGVTFATNRQVLSYYTKQAHEAPHTHSDLLYKDVLRDRSRVIWRGMIRVEKEAQQTDGYQRNDSLVLTPTCRADAIPGLEIEADDVRCTHGATAGRVDEEQIFYSMCRGMTQHEAMHMIVEGFFHGVYDRIPMEMVRETLSQAVEKKLGIGRL, from the coding sequence ATGAACTCACCAGTGGACACGATGACATCTCCCGCGAAGACCGACGGCGGATTTGATGAAGCGGCCTTTGCCCGTTTTTTAGATGCACGCGACGAACCCGATTGGGTCACCGAATTGCGGCGCCGGGCATTTGAGCTGTATAGCAAAAAGTCGCAAGAGGAACTCGATCCCGAAGAGTGGAAACGGGTCGACATTCGCGGATTTGATCCGTCGGCATTCACGGTCCATCCCACGGCCGACACAGCCGCTGAGCTTGAAACGCTGATGCACGACCGAGCGACCTATGCCGGTGCCGTCGCGCATGTCGACGGCAATACGACCGCCCAACGCGTCGATGCATCGTTGGCCGAGCGGGGCGTGATCTTCGGTAGCCTTGCCGATTTGGTACACGAACACCGCGACATCCTCGAACCACACCTGATGACCCGTGCGGTACATCCCGAAACGGATCGCTTCTCCGCATTGCACGCGGCATTTTGGACGGGCGGAACAGTCTTATACGTCCCCCGCAACGTGAATTTAGAAGAACCGCTGCACAGTTTGATCGGCTTGTCGGCCGCCGGTGCTGCTGAGTTGAGTCACACGTTGATCATCCTCGAAGAAGGGGCCTCAGCCACGCTGTTGGAAGAGACCGCTTCGGCGACGACCGACGCTCCGGGATTGCACATCGGTGCCGTGGAATTGATCGTCGGTGCCCGTGCCAACTTGCGGTACGTGCAATTGCAAAACTGGAATCAAAAGACATGGCATTTCGCCCATCAAGGGGGACTTGTCGAACAAAGCGGTTCGTTGCAATGGACCGTAGCGGCGTTGGGATCGAAGTTGGCTCACGTGCACCAAGACGTGATCCTCAAAGGCACCGGCGCCAGTGCGGAAGTCAACGGCGTGACCTTTGCCACCAATCGGCAGGTACTGTCCTACTACACCAAACAGGCCCACGAAGCGCCGCACACTCACAGCGACTTGCTGTATAAAGATGTGCTGCGCGATCGTTCGAGGGTGATTTGGCGGGGTATGATTCGCGTTGAAAAAGAAGCGCAACAAACCGACGGTTATCAGCGCAACGATAGCTTGGTGCTCACGCCGACCTGCCGCGCGGATGCGATTCCGGGCCTGGAAATAGAAGCGGACGACGTGCGTTGCACGCATGGCGCCACCGCTGGTCGAGTCGATGAAGAGCAAATTTTTTACAGCATGTGCCGCGGCATGACCCAGCACGAAGCGATGCATATGATTGTCGAGGGCTTTTTCCACGGCGTCTACGACCGCATTCCGATGGAAATGGTCCGCGAAACGCTCAGCCAAGCCGTAGAGAAAAAACTGGGCATCGGACGACTCTAA